DNA sequence from the Streptomyces sp. NBC_01497 genome:
CCCGGCGCGGCGAAGATCACCTTCACGTAGTGGTCGGTGAACTCCCCGCACTGCAGGGAGGCCAGCCCCTCGCCGCCGATCACGATCCGCACCATGTGCGGGGTGATGCGCTCGGTGCGCACGACGCGCGCCTCACGGGCCGTCGGTGCCTTACGGCGCGGTTCCTCCGCCACGGCGAAACTCCCTGGTCGATATCGGCTTAGGCTTACCTAAGCTAACACCTCATCGGGCGAGGGTGGACAGGAGTCGCGTCAGCGACCCGCCGAGTCCCCACCGCTCGGCCAGGGCGTCCAGCGCGGCCGGGTCGCGGGGTCGCACGGGCAGCGCGGTGTCGACGTCGGGCAGCGGCACGTCCAAGGCGACGCGTACGACCTGCGGCGCGACGGCGATGTAGGGCCTTGCCTCGGCGAGGCGCTTGCGCTGGGAGGGGGTGAGCCTGGCGTGCGGGTCGTCGACCGCCGCCATGATCCCGGCGAGGTCGCCGAACGCGTCGAGCAGTTTCGCCGCGGTCTTCTCCCCGATGCCGGGCACGCCGGGCAGTCCGTCGCTCGGGTCGCCGCGCAGCAGCGCCAGGTCCACGTAACCCGCCCCGGACACCCCGTACTTCTCGCGCAGCGCCGCCTCGTCGGTCAGCTGGAGAGTGCCGACGCCCTTGACGGGGTACAGCACGCGCACCCCGCGCGCGTCGTCCACCAGCTGGTAGAGGTCCCGGTCGCCGGTGACGATGTCGACGGGGCCGGAGGCGCGCGCCGTGAACGTGCCGATCACGTCGTCCGCCTCGTAGCGGTCGACGCCGACGCGGGCGATGCCCAGCGCGTCCAGGACGGCCTCGATCACCGGTACCTGCGGCGAGAGGGTGTCGGGGATCTCCTCGTCGTCCGCCCCCTCGGTGTGCTCCTCGGCGACCCGGTGCGCCTTGTACGAGGGGATCAGGTCGACCCGCCACTGCGGGCGCCAGTCGGCGTCCATGCACGCGACGAGGGAGTCGGGGTGGTGGTCCTGGACGAGCCGGGAGATGAAGTCGAGCAGGCCGCGTACGGCGTTGACCGGGGTGCCGTCCGGGGCCCGTACGGAGTCGGGCACGCCGAAGTACGCGCGGAAGTACAGGGAGGCGGTGTCGAGGAGCATCAGGCGTCGCGTCACGTGGCAGATGATGCCGTAACCCCGTCGCGGGCGCAGACAGCCGCCGGCACGCGGCGGGTGGCGCGTCCCACGCATCCGAGATGTCCCGCGTGCAGCACCGACACGCCGAATTGAAGTGATGTAGATCACATAATTGTTTGGTCTGTATAAGTGCGGGCAGGCGCCGATGCGGAGCGGACCGCCCCCCGGCTTCCCCATGCCGGATGCGGGCGGGCAAGCGGGCAGACCCCGTGCCGCTCCACGGCTCGCCCGGCGGGGGTGGCGAGCCGTTTTCCGGTTCGACTCGTGAGGTTTATGTGTCCAGGCTGCAAGCCGAACACCTGTACAAGGTGTTCGGCAGACGACCAGATGAAGCTGTGACGAAGCTCCAGAGCGGTGCCGACCGTGAGGAGCTCCGCGCCGACGGGACGACGGCCGCCGTCATCGACGCATCCTTCACGGTCGAGCCGGGGCAGATCTTCGTGGTGATGGGCTTGTCGGGTTCCGGCAAGTCCACCCTGCTGCGGATGCTCAACGGACTGCTGGAACCGACCGCCGGCCGCGTCCTCTTCGACGGGGAGGACCTGACGGCCCTGTCCAAGGAGGGGCTCCGCGCCGTCCGGTCCAGCAAGATCAGCATGGTGTTCCAGCACTTCGCGCTCTTCCCGCACCGCAGCGTGCTGGAGAACGCCGCATACGGCCTGGAGGTCCAGGGCATGCCGCGCAAGCAGCGCGAGCAGCACGCCCGTGAGGCCCTGGAGATGACCGGCCTCGGCGGCTGGGAGAACTCCTGGCCCGACGAGCTTTCCGGCGGCATGCAGCAGCGCGTGGGCCTCGCCCGCGCCCTCGCCACGGACGCGGACCTGCTCCTCATGGACGAGTCCTTCAGCGCGCTCGACCCGCTGATCAGGCGCGACATGCAGGACCAGCTGCTGACGCTGCAGAAGCGGCTCAAGAAGACGATCGTCTTCATCACGCACGACCTCAACGAGGCCATGCGCCTCGGCGACCGCATCGCCGTGATGAGGGACGGCAGGATCGTCCAGCAGGGTTCCGGGCAGGACATCCTCGTCACCCCCGCCAACGACTACGTGGCGTCCTTCACCCAGGACGTCGACCGGTCGCGCGTGCTCACGGCCGGCGCGATCATGGCCGAACCCGAGACCGCGTACGGCAGCCGGACGGACTCCGGCAAGGAGCTCCGCACGGCCGAGGACGTCCTCGGCGCGGCGCCCGCCACCGTCACCGAGGACACGCCGATCATCGAGCTGTTCACGCCCTGCTCCACCAGCGCGGTGCCCGTCGCCGTCACCGGCGAGAACGGCCGGCTCGTGGGTGTCGTCCCGAGGGCGCGGCTGCTCGCCGTGCTCGGCGAGCCCATGACCCCGTCGGACGCAGCACCGGGGCCGGCCGCCGAGGGCGCCGCCACGGACAGCGACGCCACCACGGGCAAGGCGGTGGCCAGTGCCTAGGCTTCCCTTGGGCGACTGGGTGGACAGTGCGGTCAACTGGCTCCAGAACAACCTCGCCTGGCTGTTCGACGCCGTCTCCTGGCTCGTCAACCACCTCTACGACTGGATCTTCGACGTCCTGTCGGCTCCCCAGCCGCTGCTGCTCGCGGGCATCCTCGCCGTCATCGCCTGGTGGCTGCGGAGCCTGTCCGCCGGTGTGCTCGCCTTCATCGGCTTCGCACTGATCGACTCCATCGAGTTGTGGGACCACTCGATGCAGACGCTCTCGCTGGTCCTGGTGGCCACGGTCCTGACCCTGGTGATCGGGGTGCCACTGGGCATCTGGGCCGCCCGGTCCAAGACCGTCAGCTCGGTCTTCCGGCCGGTCCTCGACTTCATGCAGACCATGCCCGCCATGGTCTACCTGATCCCCGGCGTCATCTTCTTCGGCGTCGGCGTCGTGCCCGGCATCATCGCGACCATCGTGTTCGCGCTGCCGCCCGGCGTCCGCATGACCGAGCTGGGCATCCGGCAGGTCGACGAAGAACTGGTGGAGGCGGCCGACGCGTTCGGTACGCCGCCGCGCCAGACGCTGCTCCGCGTCCAGCTCCCGCTCGCCATGCAGACGATCATGGCCGGTGTCACGCAGAACGTGATGCTCGGACTGTCCATGGTGGTCATCGCTGGCATGGTCGGCGGTGGCGGCCTCGGTGGCGACGTCTTCCAGGCCATCGGCAACGTGAACATCGGCCTCGGCTTCGAGGCCGGCATCTCGATCGTCATCCTCGCCATCTACCTGGACCGGATGACCGGCGCGCTGGGCCAGCAGGTCTCGCCGCTCGGCCGGCGCACCCTCGCCAAGGCCCGTGAGATGGCCAGCGGCGTCACCGGCATGAAGCTCTGGAACCACCGGCCGCAGCCCGTCGTGGCGCTCGTCGGCGTGGTGGTCCTGGCACTGGCGGCCGGCGGCCTCGGCCTGTTCGGCGGCTCCACGTCCGACTCCACGTCCACCACGGCGGGCTCCGCCGAGAACGTGGGACACGGCAAGTCGGTGAGCATCGGCTACATCCCGTGGGACGAGGGCATCGCGTCCACGTACCTGTGGCAGGAGATGCTCCAGGAGCGCGGCTACAAGGTCAACGTCAAGCAGTACGACGCGGGCGCCCTCTACCAGGGCGAGGCCAACGGCCAGATCGACCTGCAGACCGACTCCTGGCTGCCCACCACGCACGCCGCGTACTGGAAGAAGTACGGCAGCAAGCTCGACGACATGGGCAAGTGGTACGACCAGACGTCGCTGGAGGTCTCGGTCCCCAGTTACGTCAAGGGCGTCAAGACCATGGCGGACCTCAAGGGGAAGGCCTCGGAGTTCGGCGGCCGGATCATCGGCATCGAGCCCAGCGCCGGCGAGATGGGCCTGCTCAAGACCAAGGTGCTCAAGGCGTACGGGCTAGACAAGGAGTACCAGGTCACCGACGGCTCCACGC
Encoded proteins:
- a CDS encoding 5'-3' exonuclease — encoded protein: MLLDTASLYFRAYFGVPDSVRAPDGTPVNAVRGLLDFISRLVQDHHPDSLVACMDADWRPQWRVDLIPSYKAHRVAEEHTEGADDEEIPDTLSPQVPVIEAVLDALGIARVGVDRYEADDVIGTFTARASGPVDIVTGDRDLYQLVDDARGVRVLYPVKGVGTLQLTDEAALREKYGVSGAGYVDLALLRGDPSDGLPGVPGIGEKTAAKLLDAFGDLAGIMAAVDDPHARLTPSQRKRLAEARPYIAVAPQVVRVALDVPLPDVDTALPVRPRDPAALDALAERWGLGGSLTRLLSTLAR
- a CDS encoding quaternary amine ABC transporter ATP-binding protein translates to MSRLQAEHLYKVFGRRPDEAVTKLQSGADREELRADGTTAAVIDASFTVEPGQIFVVMGLSGSGKSTLLRMLNGLLEPTAGRVLFDGEDLTALSKEGLRAVRSSKISMVFQHFALFPHRSVLENAAYGLEVQGMPRKQREQHAREALEMTGLGGWENSWPDELSGGMQQRVGLARALATDADLLLMDESFSALDPLIRRDMQDQLLTLQKRLKKTIVFITHDLNEAMRLGDRIAVMRDGRIVQQGSGQDILVTPANDYVASFTQDVDRSRVLTAGAIMAEPETAYGSRTDSGKELRTAEDVLGAAPATVTEDTPIIELFTPCSTSAVPVAVTGENGRLVGVVPRARLLAVLGEPMTPSDAAPGPAAEGAATDSDATTGKAVASA
- a CDS encoding ABC transporter permease/substrate binding protein, whose translation is MPRLPLGDWVDSAVNWLQNNLAWLFDAVSWLVNHLYDWIFDVLSAPQPLLLAGILAVIAWWLRSLSAGVLAFIGFALIDSIELWDHSMQTLSLVLVATVLTLVIGVPLGIWAARSKTVSSVFRPVLDFMQTMPAMVYLIPGVIFFGVGVVPGIIATIVFALPPGVRMTELGIRQVDEELVEAADAFGTPPRQTLLRVQLPLAMQTIMAGVTQNVMLGLSMVVIAGMVGGGGLGGDVFQAIGNVNIGLGFEAGISIVILAIYLDRMTGALGQQVSPLGRRTLAKAREMASGVTGMKLWNHRPQPVVALVGVVVLALAAGGLGLFGGSTSDSTSTTAGSAENVGHGKSVSIGYIPWDEGIASTYLWQEMLQERGYKVNVKQYDAGALYQGEANGQIDLQTDSWLPTTHAAYWKKYGSKLDDMGKWYDQTSLEVSVPSYVKGVKTMADLKGKASEFGGRIIGIEPSAGEMGLLKTKVLKAYGLDKEYQVTDGSTPSMLSELKRDYAQKKPVAVVLWSPHWAYSTYKLTKLADPKNAWGKGDSIHMLTRKGFAQDNPAVGNWLKNFKMSESQLGSLEAQIQKSGTGHELEAVKTWLKANPGLVDKWAPVPKKDKSVQAAVAKEAARPINVAWFPWDEDVAATYLWKEVLAKRGYTMNLKQFDVGPMYTALARGQLDVQFDGWLPYTQKPYWDKYHNDLTKIGYWYGPTSLEVAVPSYVKGVKSYSDLKGKGKEFGNRIIGIEPGTEEMNLLKNKVLPTYGVDKEYKVVDGSTPGMLSELKRDYAQKKPVAVVLWSPHWAYSTYKLTKLADPQKAFGTGDQLTTVASKKFPRQYPQLTKWLKDFKMSESELGSLESQIKKAGTGHEEDAVKAWMNKNPGIVDKMAPM